Proteins from one Panicum virgatum strain AP13 chromosome 7K, P.virgatum_v5, whole genome shotgun sequence genomic window:
- the LOC120641638 gene encoding phosphoribulokinase, chloroplastic-like: MVAFAAHTSAATSHCSPAGTAILLRSGRRDFPTRVSCSAAAHNKTVVIGVAADSGCGKSTFVRRLTSVLGGVAEPPRGGNPNPDSNTLVGDTATVLCLDDYHSLDRAARKARGLTALDPRANDFDLMYEQVRALKDGRAVDKPVYNHVTGLLDPPERVAPPRILLIQGLHPMCDERVRDLLDFSIYLDISDEVKFAWKIQRDIAERGHSLESIKASIEARKPDFDAYIDPQKQYADAVIEVLPTQLIPGDDDGKVPRVRLIMKEGVKHFAPVYLFDEGSTVSWIPCGRKLSCSYPGIKFAYGFGTYFGHEVSVLEMDGRFDKLDELIYVESHLSNLSTKYYGEVAQQMLTHADLPGSNNGTGLFQTIVGLKIRELCEQIVAERAAMTADAVKV, encoded by the exons ATGGTGGCCTTCGCGGCGCACACGAGCGCCGCCACCTCGCACTGCTCGCCGGCGGGCACGGCCATCCTGCTCCGAAGCGGGAGGCGGGACTTCCCCACCCGCGTGtcgtgctcggcggcggcgcacaatAAGACGGTGGTGATCGGGGTGGCGGCCGACTCCGGGTGCGGGAAGAGCACGTTCGTGCGGCGGCTGACGAGCGTGCTCGGCGGCGTTGCGGAGCCGCCGAGGGGCGGGAACCCGAACCCGGACTCCAACACGCTCGTCGGCGACACCGCCACGGTGCTCTGCCTGGACGACTACCACTCGCTGGACCGCGCGGCGCGGAAGGCGCGGGGCTTGACGGCGCTGGACCCGCGGGCCAACGACTTCGACCTCATGTACGAGCAGGTGAGGGCCCTCAAGGACGGCCGCGCCGTCGACAAGCCAGTCTACAACCACGTCACCGGCCTCCTCGACCCGCCCGAGCGTGTCGCGCCGCCCAGGATCCTCCTCATCCAGGGGCTGCACCCGAT GTGCGATGAGCGCGTCAGAGATCTGCTGGACTTCAGCATCTACCTGGACATCAGCGACGAAGTCAAGTTTGCATGGAAAATTCAG AGAGACATAGCAGAGCGTGGGCACAGCCTAGAGAGCATCAAGGCCAGCATCGAGGCCAGGAAGCCCGACTTCGACGCCTACATTG ACCCGCAGAAGCAGTACGCGGACGCCGTGATCGAGGTCCTGCCGACGCAGCTGATCccgggcgacgacgacggcaaggTGCCGCGTGTGAGGCTGATCATGAAGGAAGGCGTGAAGCACTTCGCCCCGGTGTACCTCTTCGACGAAGGGTCCACCGTCAGCTGGATCCCCTGCGGCCGGAAGCTCTCATGCTCCTACCCCGGCATCAAGTTCGCCTACGGCTTCGGCACCTACTTCGGCCACGAG GTGTCGGTGCTGGAGATGGACGGGCGGTTCGACAAGCTGGACGAGCTCATCTACGTGGAGAGCCACCTCAGCAACCTGTCCACCAAGTACTACGGGGAGGTGGCGCAGCAGATGCTCACGCACGCCGACTTGCCGGGCAGCAACAACGGCACGGGGCTCTTCCAGACCATCGTTGGGCTCAAGATCAGGGAACTCTGCGAGCAGATCGTCGCCGAGAGGGCCGCCATGACGGCCGACGCAGTCAAGGTCTGA